In Thiovulum sp. ES, the genomic stretch GTTGTCTTTGAAAGATATTTTATTCTCAATGACTCCATCAATATTTATAGGACTTCTTGTTGTTGCTTGAAAATAGACATCAATTCCTTTTTCTGAAAGATATTTTGAGAGCAGATATGGAACAAACATAAATTCAGAAGTTCCAACAATAAGAATTGTTTGCCCATGAAACTCTTTGTAATCTATAAATTCGGAAAAGTCAATATCTAGCTTTCCACGAACTCCGTAACGACCAAAATTTGTATTCAGAATCGAATCAAGATTTTTTGGTTCATTTCTTTCTGAAACTAATTTTTTTTGAACAGAATATTCACCTTTTTGGAAAGAGAATTTTCCAGAATAGAGAGAGGAAAATTTGACCTCATCGCCCTCAATTCCACTCCAGTCAAGCATTGAAACTGAAAAGTATTTGCTGTTTGGAAAGAGGGTTTTTAGCTCTTTAACAATATTTAGAGTTGTTTTTCCCGTGCTGATCTCATCATCAATTAGAACAATATTCTCAATTTTGTGGAGTGGAAAATCTGGTTTATAAAGAATATGAGAGGGAGCATGAGAGTGTTCCTCTTTAAACTCTAAAAGTTTCTCTTTTGAAGTGTGATACCGAGTTGTGTGAAGATAGAGAGAGTTTGATAAATCTAACTCTTCAAAAACACCTTGTCCAAGTGCTGTTGCAGTCTCTGCAAAACCGATAAAGAGTGTCGGTTTCTCTAAATCGACATTTTTAACGATGAGGTCGGAGAGATTTTTAAAATTCTCTCTCATAGCAACTGGAGAAGTTGGAAGATGTTTTCCCAGAACTTTGCTTACAAAAAGAAATCCCCTTTTTTGATTCATTCGCGAACCAAAATCGATAAGGGAATCTAACTCATTTGTAAAATTTTCAATTTGAAGAACTCCAGTTTTTAGTTCGACACTCTTTTTCAAAGCCGTTTTTTCTCTAAACTATTTTTAACAAAAGCGAGAATTGATGGATTCGGTTTTTCAAGTCTCGATTTAAATTCTGGGTGAAATTGCACACCTAAGAACCAAGGATGATTTGGAATTTCAACAGCTTCAATAAGTCCGTTACTCTCACCTGTGATACTCATTCCTGCTTTTTCAAGAGCTTCTCTGTATTCAGGATTCGCTTCATACCGATGTCGGTGTCTCTCTGAAATAATTTCTGAACTGTAAGCTTCTCTTAAATTTGAACCCTCTTTTGTTTTACACTCATAAGCACCGAGTCTCATAGTTCCTCCAAGTGGAGTCGAGTGAGTTCTAATTTCCGTCTCACCATTTTGGTTTAAGAAACTATCTATTAAATATACAACTGGATTTTCTGTTTCTGGATTGAATTCCAAGGAGTTTGCATCTTCTAATTTAAGAACATTTCTTGCAAATTCCACCATCGCCATTTGCATTCCAAGGCAAATTCCTAAAAATGGAATTTCATTTTCTCTTGCAAACTTAATAGCAGAAATCTTTCCTTCAATTCCACGATTTCCAAAACCACCCGCAACAAGAATTCCATCTACTTCAGAGAAGACCTCATCGATTGGAGTCTCATTTTTCTCAAGTTCCTCTGAATCAATCCACTCAATTTGAACTTCTGTATTCAGATTTGCCCCAGCATGAATAAAAGATTCAATTAGAGATTTGTAACTCTCTTTGAGTTTCATATATTTTCCAACAAAACCAATCTTTACTGATGCAGTTGGTGCAACAATTCTTTTGACAAGAGAATCCCAATGATCTAATTGCGGTTTTAATTCTGGAATTTCAAGATGTTTTGCGATTGGTTTTAAGATGTTGTTATTGTAAAGTCTCAATGGAACATCGTAAATTGTGTTTGAATCAAGAGCCTCAATTACACTAGTTTCAGCAACATCGCAAGAGAGAGCAAGTTTTGAACGAATCGCTTTTGTTAAGTGTCTTTCTGAACGAGCAATCAAAATTTTTGGAGAAATTCCAATTCGTCGCAATTCCTGAACAGAGTGTTGAGTAGGTTTTGTTTTTAACTCACCTGCGACTTTGATATAAGGGATAAGTGTTACATGAATAAAAAGTGTATCTTCTGGAGGTAGAGAAAATTTCATCTCTCGAATCGCTTCCAAAAATGGCAGTCCCTCAATATCTCCAACTGTTCCGCCAAGTTCAATAATTAAGATGTCATAATTTTCACCAGCTGAAACAATTCTCTCTTTGATTTCATCAACAATATGCGGAATAACTTGGATTGTTTTTCCAAGATATTCACCTTTTCGCTCTTTCTCAATTACTGCACTATAAACTTGTCCAGTTGTAAAATTGCTCTTTTTTGAGTATGACTCATTTAAAAATCTCTCATAATTCCCAATATCTAAGTCTGTTTCAGCCCCATCATCTGTAACAAAAACTTCACCATGTTCAAAAGGCGACATTGTCCCAGGATCGATATTGATATATGGATCGATTTTCAAAACTCCAACTTTATAGCCAGAGCTTTTTAAAAGCATTCCAACACTAGAAGCTGTAACACCTTTTCCAAGAGAAGATAAAACTCCACCTGTAATAAAAATATACTTCATTCTTTTCCCTATTTAAAACTATCTATGATGTCATCTAACATTTTTATAATAGTCTCGTCTCTTAAATCTTTGTCGAAATGATCAGTTCTCTCTTTTAATGCTTTGTACCAATCTGAGAATTTTTTATTCACTTTTGAAACTGCAATAACAAAATTTTCATCATGATCTCGAACAATTTTTTCATTGAAAAGAACTTGATCAGAAAACTCTTTTAATCTTTTTGAAATATCTTTACTACCGTTATAAAGCATAAACAGTTGTGAAAGTTTCAAGTAAGAATCGATAATTGAGAAGAGTTCTTCTGAAGAAAAATGAGACCCCTCACTGCTTTTAACAGTATCATGGAGACTTGAAAGAATTTCGTCAAAAGTTATTAAATCATCACTGCTCATAAAAGAGTAGTGAAGATTTGCTTTATTTGTTTTTCGTCCAAGATATTTTCGTACAGTTTTTGAAGTTACCTCATCGGCATTTAATTCAACTTCCAGCTCTTTAAAAATCTCTTCGTGTTCTAATTCATCATCGTGTGCAAAAATAAAAGTATCCAGAATGTGAGTTTGGTTGTAATCTAAATAATCAATTGCAAAATCTTCATAATCTCGAACAAGAAGATCAAACTCATAATCAATAAAAAAGACTCTAAAAACCAGCCTATCATCTTCACTTATTTTAAAAGCTATGTGTCTTTTTATTTTATTTAAATATCGTAAAAAATCTCCACTCAATCCAGTATTAAAGACAAATGTCATGTCTTTATCAGTCTCAATAATATTGAGAGAAGTTGAACGACCATTGTCAATTTCATAAATTGCTAAATTATAAATAAGTTGAATTACTTCGTTTAAGCTTGTTCTTGTTGAAAAATGATTTTGCCAAAAAAGATGAAGATTTGAATGTAATGCAAAATCATAAGTTGCTATCTTTTTGTATGCACTGATTCCGCTTTTTTTAAAAAATAAAATATCTAAATAACTTCTTAAATTCGCTTCAAATGTATCATTTTTAAAAGGTTTTTGAAAATTACCAACATACCAATTTTTCAATCTCTCTTCGTATCCACCACCAATTGAGACAATAATAGTTTTTTTGTCTTTTTTATAAGTTTCAAAAGCTATTTCATCCATATCATGAGAAACATAACAAATATCTATTTTATTTTTGGATAACTCTTCTCTTGCATTTTCAATGTTGTGTGCTTCTATAATATTTATTACATAATCAAATTCTGGATGTTTTGCTTTGAAATCTTCAATTAAAAAAAGTATCTGATTTAAATCATCTTCAAAACTATCTGCTACTAATATGTTAAACATATAATATCCTAAGTGTTAGTTGTCGAAATTTTACCAAAAAGAGATTTTCCTATTTTTTGTTTTTTTGCTATGGAAAGATTGCTTTGGTAAAATCCAATTTTAAAAATTTACAAAGATGGAGATTTCTATTTGCATAAATTACTATTTTTTATAATTTTAATACCTTTTGGGCTTTTTGGAAAAGTAACAGCAACAATTGAAAAACCTGTTGTTGTTCGTGGTAGTAGCACAACTTTACTTGTTCAAATTGATGGAAAAGATGTTGAAACACCGAATATTTCAAAATTGGGAAAAAGCAGAGTTTCAGGAATTTCAAAAGAGAATTTCTTCAGATCGATTAACGGTATAACATCTCAAGGAATTAAAGTTAGATACAACTTTTCTCCCGACGAAAATATGACAATTCCTCCACTAAGATTTGTTGCTGATGGAGTTGAGTTTTTTACAAAACCGATAGATGTTGTTGTCATTGAACCCTCAAGAAATAGCGAAGACCCATTTCAACTCCAGATAGTTGTTGACAAGAAGAAACTATTTGTTGGTCAAACTTTTAAATTAGATGTTATTTATCGTGAAGATTTATCTCAAGATGTTGTTGAGAGGAGATATGAAGAACCGCAAGGAAATTGGATTTGGAATAAGGGAGATACTCCAATTGCTGAAGAGCGACGAGGAAGATACAACTATTTAAAAGTCTCATATTTATATACACCTCAACAGAGTGGAAAAATTGAAATCAGCAGTGCAAAAATGAGAGTTGGAACTCGTGCAAAAAAACGAGATGCTTGGGGATTTCTTTTTGAAAATGTTAATTGGCACGAAATCATTTCAAACAGATTATCGCTTGATGTTCTTCCAGCACCACAAAAAATTGTCGGAGATTTTGAAATCTCAACAAAAGTTGATAAAGATGTTTTAAACCGTGGCGAGGCTGTAAATTTTGAGATAAAAATAGAGGGAAATGGAAATATTGAAGATATTGAGCCATTCACATTTAATATTCAAAACGGTGTTGTTTATGATGAAAAACCAGAAATCACACACAAAATAGTAAATGGTGAATATGTCGGAACTTTCACACAGAAATTTGCAATTATTTTAGATGAAAATGGTGTAATTCCATCTTTTGACATCACATATTTTGATCCAAATATTGAAAAAATTATTACAAAAAAGAGTGATAAAATCCTAGTTCAGATTCTTCAAAATGTCTCAAATTTGCCAAAAATTGACGATGAGGTCAAAATTGAAAGAAAAAGTGATACAACAAAAGAGGAAAATTCTAATTTCCAATTTCAAAATTTTAAACTTGAAACACCTGTTTTAATTGCATCTTTTTTAAGCGGAACTATTTTTGCAATTCTCGTCTATTTTATTCCGTTTAGAAAAATTTTTAAAAATTTAAATTTCCTAAGTAAAAGAGAGAAGTTAAAAAAATTGTTGCCAACAATTCACAAAAGTTCAGATGACTACAAACAAGCTATTAAATTAGAGAAAAAAATCTACTAATTTTAAATTTAGTCGGATCTCTCCGACAACTCAAATTTCATTATCAATAATTTGACAAATTGTGTGTCCAAAAAGAATATGCATCTCCTGAATTCTTGGTGTATTTTCTGATGGAACGATGAGGTTCAAATCACAAAAAGAGTTCATTTTTCCGCCACCTTTTCCAGAGAATCCAAGAGTTTTACACCCAATTTCTCTACCAATTTTCAAGGCATTTATCACATTTCCAGAATTTCCACTTGTGCTAATTCCAAGAAGCAAATCACCTTTTAGTGCCAAAGCTTCAACTTGCCGAGAAAAAACTTTTTCATATCCGTAATCATTTCCAATTGCAGTCAATGCACTTGTGTCGGTTGTTAAAGCAATTGCGGGAAGTCCTCGCCTCTCTTTTT encodes the following:
- a CDS encoding phosphoheptose isomerase (PFAM: SIS domain~TIGRFAM: phosphoheptose isomerase), encoding MLETVKSELNSHLETMKRVLEMSSEITKASQMVLETLQNGGKIVLFGNGGSAGDAQHISAELTGRYKKERRGLPAIALTTDTSALTAIGNDYGYEKVFSRQVEALALKGDLLLGISTSGNSGNVINALKIGREIGCKTLGFSGKGGGKMNSFCDLNLIVPSENTPRIQEMHILFGHTICQIIDNEI
- a CDS encoding phosphoribosyl transferase family protein (PFAM: Phosphoribosyl transferase domain; Protein of unknown function (DUF3706)), whose protein sequence is MKKSVELKTGVLQIENFTNELDSLIDFGSRMNQKRGFLFVSKVLGKHLPTSPVAMRENFKNLSDLIVKNVDLEKPTLFIGFAETATALGQGVFEELDLSNSLYLHTTRYHTSKEKLLEFKEEHSHAPSHILYKPDFPLHKIENIVLIDDEISTGKTTLNIVKELKTLFPNSKYFSVSMLDWSGIEGDEVKFSSLYSGKFSFQKGEYSVQKKLVSERNEPKNLDSILNTNFGRYGVRGKLDIDFSEFIDYKEFHGQTILIVGTSEFMFVPYLLSKYLSEKGIDVYFQATTRSPINIDGVIENKISFKDNYFEEIDNFLYNIIDMSYEQIIICYETSELPKSFQLRKILEAENFLVKEIVF
- a CDS encoding CTP synthase (PFAM: Glutamine amidotransferase class-I; CTP synthase N-terminus~TIGRFAM: CTP synthase) yields the protein MKYIFITGGVLSSLGKGVTASSVGMLLKSSGYKVGVLKIDPYINIDPGTMSPFEHGEVFVTDDGAETDLDIGNYERFLNESYSKKSNFTTGQVYSAVIEKERKGEYLGKTIQVIPHIVDEIKERIVSAGENYDILIIELGGTVGDIEGLPFLEAIREMKFSLPPEDTLFIHVTLIPYIKVAGELKTKPTQHSVQELRRIGISPKILIARSERHLTKAIRSKLALSCDVAETSVIEALDSNTIYDVPLRLYNNNILKPIAKHLEIPELKPQLDHWDSLVKRIVAPTASVKIGFVGKYMKLKESYKSLIESFIHAGANLNTEVQIEWIDSEELEKNETPIDEVFSEVDGILVAGGFGNRGIEGKISAIKFARENEIPFLGICLGMQMAMVEFARNVLKLEDANSLEFNPETENPVVYLIDSFLNQNGETEIRTHSTPLGGTMRLGAYECKTKEGSNLREAYSSEIISERHRHRYEANPEYREALEKAGMSITGESNGLIEAVEIPNHPWFLGVQFHPEFKSRLEKPNPSILAFVKNSLEKKRL